A window of the Aquarana catesbeiana isolate 2022-GZ linkage group LG05, ASM4218655v1, whole genome shotgun sequence genome harbors these coding sequences:
- the LOC141144899 gene encoding mas-related G-protein coupled receptor member H-like produces MNETSMNDTLDEPSSSYSEYSYIHFTIVAVVALCLCIIGLVGNVIVFWYLCFKIQRNKYTVYIMSLSVADALFIVFTSLILMIQINTMVGTDPEFIGKESLYLFIEIFYNTMQYSGMYILTAVSMERCSSVLFPFWYQSHRPRNLSTIMCTALWILGSLESLLENLVCTADAFLEQTSQCSAVQIIVFILAIGICLPIMVISSFTLLIKVKRSLKQRYTPKLYIIILIAVLVFILSVLPFNFLSFLIYFKLTPTDLVTVSFFYVTIYCTVLNCTINPYIYFIVGRKWKQKTPHSIQEALQRAFREEDDENDDSNSNKTINTSS; encoded by the coding sequence ATGAATGAAACCAGCATGAATGACACCCTGGATGAACCCTCTAGCAGCTATTCGGAATATTCGTACATACATTTCACCATAGTGGCTGTTGTAGCACTATGTCTTTGTATCATTGGCCTGGTTGGAAATGTTATTGTCTTTTGGTACCTGTGCTTCAAGATCCAGAGAAACAAATACACAGTTTATATTATGAGTCTGTCTGTAGCTGATGCCCTGTTTATTGTATTTACTAGCTTGATTTTGATGATCCAGATAAATACAATGGTTGGTACAGATCCTGAATTTATAGGGAAGGagagtttatatttatttatagaaaTATTTTATAATACTATGCAGTATTCCGGAATGTATATCCTTACAGCTGTCAGCATGGAACGATGTAGCTCTGTTCTGTTCCCCTTTTGGTACCAAAGCCATCGCCCTAGGAACTTGTCCACTATTATGTGCACTGCTCTTTGGATTCTTGGCTCTTTGGAAAGTCTCCTTGAGAACCTTGTGTGTACAGCAGATGCTTTCTTGGAACAAACCTCACAATGTTCAGCAGTTCAAATAATAGTTTTTATTTTAGCCATTGGCATCTGCCTACCAATTATGGTCATTTCCAGCTTCACCTTGCTCATCAAAGTAAAGAGGTCATTAAAGCAGCGATACACACCTAAACTGTACATCATCATCCTTATTGCAGTTCTTGTATTCATCCTATCAGTTCTTCCGTTTAATTTTTTGTCGTTTTTAATATACTTCAAATTAACACCAACAGATTTGGTAACTGTAAGTTTTTTCTATGTAACAATTTATTGCACAGTGCTTAACTGCACCATCAATCCCTACATTTACTTTATTGTTGGAAGAAAATGGAAACAAAAGACCCCTCACTCGATCCAGGAAGCCCTCCAAAGAGCTTTTAGGGAGGAAGATGATGAGAATGATGACTCAAACAGCAACAAAACAATTAACACATCAAGCTAA